The following is a genomic window from Nitrosomonas communis.
CGCCAGCCTGCCCTTGATCAAGTAGTTTCCTGAACATCTCCACACCGGTGCACACCGTCTTCAATGTCGGCTTCAAACCCACTATTTCAATCTCATCACCCACTTTAACAATGCCCCGCTCGACACGCCCCGTTACAACCGTACCCCGTCCGGAGATGGAAAACACATCTTCCACCGGCATGATAAAAGCACCATCTACGGCTCGCTGTGGCTCAGGAATATAACTATCCAGCGCATCCGCTAATTTATATATGGAGGGCTCTCCAATATCGCTCTGATCTCCCTCCAGCGCCTTCAATGCCGAACCCACGATGATCGGTGTATCATCCCCCGGAAAATCGTATTTAGACAAGAGCTCACGTATTTCCATTTCCACCAGCTCAAGCAATTCAGGATCATCTACCATATCTGCTTTATTCATATAAACTATGATGTACGGCACGCCAACCTGCCTTGCCAGCAAGATATGCTCGCGCGTCTGTGGCATCGGCCCATCAGCAGCTGATACGACCAATATAGCCCCATCCATCTGAGCTGCGCCGGTAATCATATTTTTCACATAATCTGCGTGGCCAGGGCAGTCTACATGCGCATAATGACGCTTATCAGTCTCATATTCTACGTGAGACGTGTTAATGGTAATTCCCCGCGCACGCT
Proteins encoded in this region:
- the tuf gene encoding elongation factor Tu; this translates as MAKSKFERLKPHINVGTIGHVDHGKTTLTAAITMVLTKKFGGEAKSYAQIDSAPEERARGITINTSHVEYETDKRHYAHVDCPGHADYVKNMITGAAQMDGAILVVSAADGPMPQTREHILLARQVGVPYIIVYMNKADMVDDPELLELVEMEIRELLSKYDFPGDDTPIIVGSALKALEGDQSDIGEPSIYKLADALDSYIPEPQRAVDGAFIMPVEDVFSISGRGTVVTGRVERGIVKVGDEIEIVGLKPTLKTVCTGVEMFRKLLDQGQAGDNVGILLRGTKREEVERGQVLAKPGSILPHTKFTAEIYVLSKEEGGRHTPFFAGYRPQFYFRTTDVTGSIELPAGTEMVMPGDNISVTVNLIAPIAMEEGLRFAIREGGRTVGAGVVAKIIE